The genomic window GGCGCCGTTCAATCTGCAGCCGGTCACGCTGGCGCCGTGCCAGTTCCGGTGAGAACACCTGCCACCCGTTGCGGTCGCGGCGCTTGCACTCGTACATGGCCAGATCGGCATTCTGGATCAGCTGCTGCGGGCGCTGGCCGTCCTGCGGCGCGCGGGCGATGCCAATGCTGGTGGTGACCGGGAACTCATCCTTGCCGAACTGGAACGGCGGGATGAAGGCTCGGGTGATCGCTTCGGCCAGTTGTTCGGGGCGCCCGGGCAGGTCGCGCGCGTCGCAGGTGACAACGAACTCGTCGCCGCCAAAGCGCGCCAGCAGGCCCTCGGTGCCAATGGCATCGGCGATGCGGCGGGTGGCTTCGATCAACAGCAGGTCGCCGGCGTTGTGGCCCAGCACGTCATTGACGGTCTTGAAGCGGTCCAGGTCGATGTACAGCACCGCCACGCCGGAATGGGACGGGTTGCTGAGCCGGGCTTCCAGATCGGTGAGCGCGGCATCGCGGTTCATGATGCCGGTCAGCGGGTCGGTGCGGGCCTGGTTCTTGAGGGTCTGCTCGGCGTGCTTGGGTTCGGTGATGTCCTGCAGGGTGCCGGCGATGCGGGTGGACGCCAGATCGCCCAACTCGACCTCGCCGATCATCCGTATCCAGAAGCTGTGGCCGCTGGCGCGCTGGCCCTGCAGTTCCAGCTCGAAACCGGTGCGTTGCTCGATCACCCGTTCCATCGCCTCGCGCAGTTGCTGCCGCGACAGGCTGTTGAGGCAGGCCAGCAGCTGCTCAAGGTCGGTGGGCGCGACCTGCTGGCCGAGGATGCGCTGTGCCTCGCCGGTGAGGTACAGGTGTTGCTGGCCACGGTCCCATTCCCAGCCGCCGATATGCGCCAGCGACTGCGCGCGGTCGAACAGGGCGTGGTCGCGTTTGAGCTCGGTGATGTCACTGAACAATGAAAACACGTGGTCAGGCAGGTCACAGCCGGCCGAAAACACCGGCACAGTGGTGATCGAGATCCAGATCATGCGGCCGTTCGGCCGGTGGTAGAGGCCGATGATGGTGCTGGGAATGGACCGGCCATCGGCAAATGCGCGGGTTACCGGCCACTGTTCGGGCCGCAGCCGGCGGCCGTGTTCGTCCACGCTGATCCACTCATCGTTGTGCAGCGGCACCTTGGCGGGCGCGGAGCTGCCGAGGTTGAAGATGCGGTGCGCGGCCGGATTGGCGGAAATGATGCCCAGGTGGCGGTCGAACAGCATCACTCCCTTGTCGATGGATTCCAGCAGCAGCCGATAGC from Stenotrophomonas nitritireducens includes these protein-coding regions:
- a CDS encoding sensor domain-containing protein encodes the protein MTVSGQQAAPDDGAHRAAHVDALAGLETALQQPLPLALQQALLAAHDALAEAMVERRAAQRRYAALFDAVPDPVSILSATGVVLDVNSAGVRAYGRTREEIVGQPIELLNPDLPADHLEPVWETLNRGETYVVEVTNMRGNGSRFPVEVHSAAFEHDGEHCIVAVARDLSRRWQAETRYRLLLESIDKGVMLFDRHLGIISANPAAHRIFNLGSSAPAKVPLHNDEWISVDEHGRRLRPEQWPVTRAFADGRSIPSTIIGLYHRPNGRMIWISITTVPVFSAGCDLPDHVFSLFSDITELKRDHALFDRAQSLAHIGGWEWDRGQQHLYLTGEAQRILGQQVAPTDLEQLLACLNSLSRQQLREAMERVIEQRTGFELELQGQRASGHSFWIRMIGEVELGDLASTRIAGTLQDITEPKHAEQTLKNQARTDPLTGIMNRDAALTDLEARLSNPSHSGVAVLYIDLDRFKTVNDVLGHNAGDLLLIEATRRIADAIGTEGLLARFGGDEFVVTCDARDLPGRPEQLAEAITRAFIPPFQFGKDEFPVTTSIGIARAPQDGQRPQQLIQNADLAMYECKRRDRNGWQVFSPELARRQRDRLQIERRLRKALDRDEFRLVYQPQVDLRSGQTIACEALIRWRNRQLGELRPDIFISHAENTGDIVRIGEWVLHQACRQIREWHNEGLGMMRVAINVSYRQFSGDRLARQVREVLDHYHLPGSALELEFTERVLIEDAPATLRTFAELRAMGVVLTIDDFGEGYSALNYLRTLPIHGLKLSQLFISGVPDNPSDVAVCEAVCGIARSLGLGLVAEGIESEAQRQFLLGLGVPVGQGFLFAPGLSPTDFSRQLA